The Candidatus Nitrospira nitrificans genomic sequence TCACCTGGAGAATCGTGTAGACAGTGAACTATTTATCTTCTGTATACCTCTTCCAGCTTAACTGTCAACTAGGATAATTCAAATTCCTCCGAATTTTAAAGAGAGCATGAGTTATGCCACCCCCATCAAAAAAGATAACAATTGATACAGAATATGCGGCCTGATTTCTATTCGATTATTCTAGTGAGAGGTTGGCAAGGCGGCAGATACTACCGCTGCACACGTAAGATGGGGCCAAGGGTCAGCCATTTGGATGGGCCCAACGCAGCCATGTGGGGCAAGTGAGCGACGTACCAGAACACGATGTCTTGCTCCTGCACTCCCTCATTATCTTCGTCGTATCCCAACTGGCCTCGCGCTCCGAAACTCCACGGCACATCTTCGCTTGCATTGGCTCGGCGGATTGCCACATCGATGTCCGCAAACCTGTCTCGTTCGCCGTCATCCTTCAGTGGAACATATCCGGCACCGGGCAGAATCCAGACTCCGTGGCCGTTCAGCTGATCGCGCACCAACCAAACCTTATGGAGAGCGGGAATCTTGACGTCGTTTCGTTCATTCCCGTACTTCCGCCACCCCGGTCCCCACCCTCGATCCGCCCCTCCGTCTTCGTGGACGAAGACCTGATCCATACCGTTCCCGTTGATATCGAAATCAAACCGCCAATAGGGGTGATGATCATGGTTGGTGTTGCACGACAAGCCCCGACTATGCAGCACGGGACGGAGTTCGCCGTCATCCGACAGGTGCCAGGCTTGATAGAGATGATATTCCCCGATCCTGGCATAGATTCCCAACTCGAGCCACTTCACATTATTCTGGGTTGAGCTTTCCGTGCAGACTTTCCGATCGCCGCAGTTGACGATCGGCACCAGATCCTGCCACCTCAGCCGATCCTGAAACGGGCCGCATCGTCCGCTGTCAGCCCGCGAGCCAAACCACGTGAAGGGATTCCACCAGACCATCTCTTTCACATACTTTACGCGGACGACGGGCATGCTGGCCTTGCCAAGAATCAGTTCATCGCCATACTTCACGTTTCGCAACGCCAAGCCCTGGTTGTCCCGGACTTCCCAGTCGAAACTCCACTTCCCCCAGTCGACATGTTCGGATTGCGTCTCGGCAAGAACCGGCTCGGAGTACGCGAGTGCGCAGGCAAGGAGTATTCCGCTCCACCAGATTCGCGTCATCGTCTTCTCACTCACGAGCGAGGCGGCTCCTCACCCGCATCCAAAACTTTCTCCTCGGTCAGATCGACGACCGCCCAATATTTGGGATCTCCGTCCTGTCCTTTTGAAAAGGTAATCCACATCGTGCGGTGGGCGTAGCCGGGATCGTTTCTGAAAAACCCCCGGTCTGGTTGCATCAGTAATCCGTGGCCTTGGAGCTGTTCCACCTTGCCGGCCAGACGGGGATCGGCCTTGGCCAATTCAATCCCTCGTTGGACATCCTGTTGTCCTTCCGGAGGAAGATACCCTTCCAGGGGCGAGACGCTGAGCAGATTTCCCCCCTTCATCCGGACGTCCACGGCAACATTTTGGCTGTAGCTGTAGTAGACGAGCCTCGTTAGCTTGGCCGCCTCGCGGCAACATCCAAATGAGATCTTGCCTTCGGGCGGCACACGATCAGCGTCGATAAACGCCCATCGGCTACCCAGAAGCTTGGCGACACGCGCATCGCGTTCGGCCGCGCTCCGTAACGCCGCCACCTCGTTGGCGGTCAACACAGCCGAGGCATTCGTGGACCGCTTCACGGCCGCATCCGAAACAGCCCCGACCATTTTGGGCTTGTGATGACCAGCGGCGTCGTCGCCGGTAAATTGGAGCATGTGCGGAGAAGGGGGTTTCTCGGGCAACTGGGTTTTCCGCACAGGAGTCTCGGGATCCTCTGGGCCGAACGGACCACGGGAGCCGGCATCGAGGCTACAACCATAGCCGATACCAAGGACCGTCAACAGGAAGAGAGTCCGCCACCCCGTGGGGTAGGTCATAGCGTTACACCGCCAGCTTCCCGGCAATTCCCAATGCAAGTCTGGAGATCTGCGCGGCGGCCTTGATGACGGCAGCCCGCTTTTTTCGAGAGGCCGCATTCAGAATGGCTTCCTTCATAAGCTCTTTGTAGGCCTTGACCTCATCTCTCGTGAAAGGAACGATCTGTGCGATGGTTTCATTATTAAAGGTATTGGCCAGCTGGACGTACAGGTTGGAGATTTCCGCCGCATAAATCCCTCGACGAAGGGGATCATTCTTGTAGGTTTCGAATTTCTTCCGTAATGCCGCCACCGCTTCAAGGAGCGCCTTTTGGCGAACCCTGGTTTCATCCTGCCTTCCGACCTCGAATTCGACCGTTGCCAACTGATCGACCAGCGCCTTCGCCTCTTCACGGGCATGGTCCACCTGAACCGAGAGATCGGTGATTTCCTGATGCGCACCCTCGGCGGTTTCCATCAACTGCTTGATCAGACTATCGTTCTCTTCCAGAAAGCCCACGACCCCAGCCATACTGGTCTCCATGCTGCCTCCTCTATTGCCCGTCGTCTTTCTTCAACCGGTCTAGAAGGTCGACCAAGTCCGCGGTAAAGGTATGGGCCCGTTCCAGGCTCCTCATCCGAACCATGCGCGAGCCCGTCACTTCCTCCAACGCATCATTGACGGTTCGGGAATGATTCAACGTCTCCATGATTCGCGCAGATCGGCCTGGAGCCTGCTCCACCAAGGCAGCCACAAACTCCGGATCGACAGAGGCCAAGCCCGACTTCTCCGCATGGCGCTTCAACTGGGCATGGATCGCCGCCGCGCGCTTCCATGAGTCGTTTAACGCATTGGCCGTGTCACGTAGGTTGCAGAAGTCTTCTTCAAATTGTTCCCACACCGCCTTTTCCAAGCCCTGATAGTCGGCCACGTACATCTGACCCACGAGATAGGCCGCGGCATACGCGGCCTCGCCTTTCTTGCCGGCGACGTTTCGATACGAAGAGAGCACGAACTGATGCTTCGCTTCCTGCGCCCTCAGTGACGTGAACGCGTCGTTCAACTCGTTGCGGGCTTTCTCCAAGAACTTGATGCGGTCTTCCGTTTCCTTCTGAAACAGATCGATGTTCGTCTGTGCCGCATCGATCTTCGTGCCTTCCATGCGAATCAGGTCACGAACCGCCTCACTATGAATCGAATGACAGCCCACCACGCTGATCGCGATGAGCGTGATGCTCAGGCCGCTGACTATCTGTCGGATCATACAGGTTTCCTCCTGCTCAGGAGCGAGTCATCATCGGCGCAAGGTCCGCACGGCCTCTGCGAGCGACTGCACTTCGTCACGGGATACGGTGACGTCAATATCCAGATACTGCTTAAGGATCGCGTTGATTCGGCGAAGCGCGCCCACGTTGTTGCCGTACTGATCGAAGGCCGTCAGATCCACATTTGCGGAAGCTTGGGCATCCTTTTCTATGCGCTGCGCGATCCGACCGGTGAGTTCAGGAAGCTTCTGAAGGAGATTGCTCATGTCTCCCGTACCGGCCTGAAACACGACCTGCCCATCCGGCCCTTTCCGCTCGGGAAGATTCTTGAGACGAATGTCATTGATCAGCGCGATGACCTCGGCCCCTAGCAGCTCGGCGTCGTCCTTCGCCAACTCGGCATCGGCGACGTCGGTCAGTTTGGGGTTCGTCGTGGCCCACTGCAACGCCAAGTTGAGCTTGAGCCTGGTTTGAACATGGCGATACCACTGGTGATGCCGTTCGGTGACGTTCGTCACCAACTCTCGGTATTGTTCCATCAACCGCTGGTTCTCCGTATAGGCCTGATCCTTGGCGATCACGGCTTGTTTGACTTCCGGCGGAGTGGCGCAGCCGAGACAGGCCAGACTCAGCGCGACAAGAACCTGCGCTGCTTTCATGGTGATTCCTCCTTCCGACTCACGCCTGGAGCAAACCGTCACCGAACGCCAGTGCCGCCTGACTACCTCGATAACGAGGGTGGAGCAGTGCCGGAGAAGTCGACTCCTGTCACCCCTGCACATCAACTATGTAGTAATGATCGGTAGTATGGACTCGTTAGGCGAGCAAGTACACAGAGCCTAGTACAATTCAGTAACTTTCCTAGGTGAGCCCACGTATGATTTCTTGATAGTACGCCTCAAGAAGCGTGGCGCGCGCTTCTTCTATCATGACCAATTGCCGTTGATCGAATGTATTCGCGCAGTACAGATAGTGCGTTTCATCCACGATCCCCAGCTCCACATGCACTTGTCGGCCGTCCGGCTCCTCGCGCGTCAATTCATGGATGATCGTTCGTTCCGTCAATTCTTCCCACACAACCTGCGCCGAGGGGCCATGGTTCTCGTAGAGCGGTTCGTTGGGATCGATGGAGTTCGCCAGCATGGCGTTGAGCGTGAAGAGAGTCCCATCATCCAACTCCGGCAATTCATCCCAGGCGACTGTGACCTGATGCCCCTTGTTCAAGACATAAAAAGGCCCATCCTCCACCGGCTCTTCAATGGATCGGTATTGAATCGGATCCGCTGGGTGCGCGAGTTGTAGCCCTCGGCCGGCTAGCGCGCGCTGGAATGGGATTCGCCTGGCCAATTGCCGTGTTTTCTCACTCACGATCATGCGGCCATGTGGGCGTAGGGCCTGGCACAGACTGTCAAGTCGGATCGCCAACCCTGTCCGCCGTTCAAACGCCGTCTGGCGCGCTGGATCGTCTCCACGATCGAACGTCTTCCAACTCTCGCTGGGTATCCCAGGATCCTGTTCAGCTTGAAGCAGTGCATGCGTCGCCAAGACCATGTCGAAGGAACCTACAAGAGATT encodes the following:
- a CDS encoding class I SAM-dependent methyltransferase is translated as MLVDANDGVREALREHLAWWGLRHFTSDRDYFLWQRQRLSVEELNRLRIHAERKRTGNHVDETAFYDLAAHPKIVPALYSQRYEYYEAIGLRTMAHLGKAWDILDFGCGPGILTTLYARRFPDVNLVGIDRSASSIALAQQKTKDLGLRNLRFICLDIERESLVGSFDMVLATHALLQAEQDPGIPSESWKTFDRGDDPARQTAFERRTGLAIRLDSLCQALRPHGRMIVSEKTRQLARRIPFQRALAGRGLQLAHPADPIQYRSIEEPVEDGPFYVLNKGHQVTVAWDELPELDDGTLFTLNAMLANSIDPNEPLYENHGPSAQVVWEELTERTIIHELTREEPDGRQVHVELGIVDETHYLYCANTFDQRQLVMIEEARATLLEAYYQEIIRGLT